One window from the genome of Amycolatopsis sp. NBC_01480 encodes:
- a CDS encoding DUF501 domain-containing protein: MGRVNSSTETPRFEPVTEVDREVIAEQLGRPPRALRAVAARCPSGHPSVVQTSPRLENGTPFPTLYYLTCPRLSSLVGTLEASGIMKEMTERLTTDPELAAAYQRTHDTYLAERDAIESLGTQVTAGGMPGRVKCLHVHLAHTLAAGPGVNPFGDETLEWLHANGWPSGDCAE, encoded by the coding sequence CTGGGACGCGTGAACAGCAGCACGGAAACACCCCGCTTCGAGCCCGTCACCGAGGTCGACCGGGAGGTCATCGCGGAGCAGCTCGGGCGGCCGCCGCGGGCGTTGCGCGCCGTCGCGGCGCGGTGCCCGAGCGGGCATCCGTCGGTGGTGCAGACCAGCCCGCGGCTGGAGAACGGCACGCCGTTCCCCACGCTGTACTACTTGACCTGCCCGCGGCTCAGCTCGCTGGTCGGCACGCTCGAAGCGTCCGGGATCATGAAGGAGATGACCGAGCGGCTCACCACGGACCCGGAGCTCGCCGCGGCCTACCAGCGCACGCACGACACCTACCTGGCCGAGCGCGACGCCATCGAGTCGCTCGGCACCCAGGTGACCGCGGGCGGCATGCCAGGGCGCGTGAAGTGCCTGCACGTCCACCTCGCGCACACCCTCGCCGCGGGCCCAGGAGTGAACCCGTTCGGTGACGAGACGCTGGAATGGCTCCACGCCAACGGGTGGCCATCGGGCGACTGCGCCGAGTAA
- a CDS encoding lytic transglycosylase domain-containing protein, with product MRVARRKARVRGRGFGAKHRTLVAVVAGVLAVGPAAVGAGAVAAWVGRMPTVHTQDAALAEGYDPQNPQVEHVAVDGSLPDSPVPLPLPAYELPNGPLGIPVTALAAYKNAADVLGKEQPGCHIDWALIASIGRIESNHARGGYVDAAGTTLEPILGPELNGTGPYAAIPDTDHGLLDHDTVWDRAVGPAQFIPATWRAYASDGNGDGIADPNNLFDSSLATGRYLCSGGLDLANPDQLRTAIYRYNNSDAYVNTVILWAEAYRNGVAPTPDSQIPVGAPNAAAVPAPPAVPPPSVPPSAPGTPTTGPSLPPSGNPGNSSTPTSPGTGTSTPTCVSSTTPTTTPTTTSATTTSLPPCGQTSSPPPSGDSAPPSPTGNAPGS from the coding sequence GTGAGGGTTGCGCGGCGGAAGGCTCGGGTTCGGGGGCGGGGGTTCGGGGCGAAGCATCGGACGTTGGTTGCGGTGGTGGCCGGGGTGCTGGCGGTGGGGCCGGCGGCGGTCGGGGCGGGGGCGGTGGCTGCTTGGGTGGGGCGGATGCCGACGGTGCACACGCAGGACGCCGCGCTCGCCGAGGGGTATGACCCGCAGAATCCGCAGGTCGAGCACGTTGCGGTGGATGGGAGTCTGCCGGATTCGCCGGTGCCGTTGCCGTTGCCCGCTTACGAACTTCCGAACGGGCCCTTGGGGATTCCGGTCACCGCGCTCGCCGCGTACAAGAATGCTGCCGACGTGCTCGGCAAAGAACAGCCTGGTTGCCACATCGACTGGGCGCTGATCGCCAGCATCGGGCGGATCGAGTCCAATCACGCGCGCGGCGGGTACGTCGACGCGGCCGGGACCACGCTCGAGCCGATTCTCGGGCCCGAGCTCAACGGCACCGGGCCCTACGCGGCCATTCCCGACACCGACCACGGCCTGCTCGACCACGACACGGTGTGGGATCGCGCCGTCGGGCCCGCGCAGTTCATCCCCGCCACCTGGCGCGCGTACGCCTCCGACGGCAACGGCGACGGCATCGCGGACCCCAACAACCTCTTCGACTCCTCCCTCGCCACCGGCCGGTACCTCTGCTCCGGCGGCCTCGACCTCGCCAACCCGGACCAGCTTCGCACCGCGATCTACCGCTACAACAACTCCGACGCGTACGTGAACACCGTGATCCTCTGGGCCGAGGCCTACCGCAACGGCGTCGCGCCCACCCCGGACAGCCAGATTCCCGTCGGTGCGCCCAATGCGGCCGCGGTGCCGGCCCCGCCCGCCGTGCCGCCGCCGTCCGTGCCGCCGTCCGCTCCGGGAACGCCGACGACCGGGCCCAGCCTGCCGCCGTCCGGGAATCCCGGGAACAGCAGCACGCCAACGAGTCCGGGGACCGGCACCAGCACACCGACCTGCGTCAGCAGCACCACCCCCACAACAACCCCGACAACCACAAGCGCAACGACCACCAGCCTGCCGCCGTGTGGCCAGACGTCCTCTCCACCACCCAGCGGCGACAGCGCGCCACCCAGCCCGACGGGCAACGCGCCGGGGAGCTAA
- the eno gene encoding phosphopyruvate hydratase, with protein MALIEQVGAREILDSRGNPTVEVEVALDDGTLARAAVPSGASTGEHEAVELRDGDTGRYNGKGVERAVAAVLDEIGPEMVGIEAVDQRIVDQKLVDLDGTPAKSRLGANAILGVSLAVAKAAADSAELELFRYLGGPNAHVLPVPMLNILNGGAHADTDVDIQEFMIAPIGAESFREALRWGTEVYHSLKSVLKGRGLATGLGDEGGFAPSLANNREALDLILQAIEKAGYTAGRDIALALDVAATEFFSDGAYTFEGSKRSAEQMSAYYAELLRDYPLVSIEDPLSEDDWDGWVQLTAEVGDKVQLVGDDLFVTNPDRLEEGITRRAANALLVKVNQIGTLSETLDAVSLATSYGYKSMMSHRSGETEDTFIADLAVATGVGQIKTGAPARGERIAKYNQLLRIEETLADAARYAGDLAFPRFTAEA; from the coding sequence GTGGCTCTCATCGAGCAGGTAGGCGCGCGCGAGATTCTCGACTCGCGCGGCAACCCGACCGTCGAGGTGGAGGTGGCACTCGACGACGGCACGCTGGCGCGGGCCGCCGTCCCGTCGGGGGCGTCCACCGGCGAACACGAAGCCGTCGAGCTGCGGGATGGGGACACCGGCCGCTACAACGGCAAGGGCGTCGAGCGCGCGGTCGCCGCGGTGCTCGACGAGATCGGCCCGGAGATGGTCGGCATCGAGGCCGTCGACCAGCGGATCGTCGACCAGAAGCTGGTGGACCTGGACGGCACGCCGGCCAAGTCGCGCCTGGGCGCGAACGCGATCCTCGGCGTCTCGCTGGCCGTCGCGAAGGCCGCGGCCGACTCGGCTGAGCTGGAGCTGTTCCGCTACCTGGGCGGCCCGAACGCGCACGTGCTGCCGGTGCCGATGCTCAACATCCTCAACGGTGGCGCGCACGCGGACACCGACGTGGACATCCAGGAGTTCATGATCGCGCCGATCGGCGCCGAGTCGTTCCGCGAGGCCCTGCGCTGGGGCACCGAGGTCTACCACTCGCTGAAGTCGGTGCTGAAGGGCCGCGGCCTGGCCACCGGCCTCGGCGACGAGGGCGGCTTCGCGCCGAGCCTGGCCAACAACCGCGAGGCGCTCGACCTGATCCTGCAGGCCATCGAGAAGGCCGGCTACACCGCGGGCCGCGACATCGCGCTCGCGCTGGACGTCGCCGCCACCGAGTTCTTCTCCGACGGCGCCTACACGTTCGAGGGCTCCAAGCGCAGCGCCGAGCAGATGTCGGCGTACTACGCCGAACTGCTCCGCGACTACCCGCTGGTCTCGATCGAGGACCCGCTGAGCGAGGACGACTGGGACGGCTGGGTGCAGCTCACCGCCGAGGTCGGCGACAAGGTCCAGCTCGTGGGCGACGACCTGTTCGTCACCAACCCGGACCGGCTCGAGGAGGGCATCACCCGCCGCGCCGCCAACGCGCTGCTGGTGAAGGTCAACCAGATCGGCACCCTGTCGGAGACCCTCGACGCGGTTTCCCTGGCCACCTCCTACGGCTACAAGTCGATGATGAGCCACCGCTCGGGCGAGACCGAGGACACCTTCATCGCGGACCTGGCGGTCGCCACCGGCGTCGGCCAGATCAAGACGGGCGCCCCGGCCCGCGGCGAGCGGATCGCGAAGTACAACCAGCTGCTCCGGATCGAGGAGACCCTCGCGGACGCGGCCCGTTACGCCGGCGACCTCGCCTTCCCGCGGTTCACCGCGGAGGCCTGA
- a CDS encoding septum formation initiator family protein: MSTTRRAAVVAIVVCALAFTVAVPLRTYLSQRSEVRDQEAQQSQLQQQVTQLQNRKAQLSDPAQIEAEARRRLRYVKPGEAPYMVQLPEDQAAAQAPPTGPQPVPQGSWYEKLWDQVSGG, translated from the coding sequence ATGTCCACCACGCGCCGGGCGGCCGTGGTGGCGATCGTGGTGTGCGCGCTCGCGTTCACCGTGGCCGTGCCGCTGCGCACCTACCTCAGCCAGCGCTCGGAGGTGCGTGACCAGGAGGCGCAGCAGTCGCAGCTGCAGCAGCAGGTCACGCAGCTTCAGAACCGCAAGGCCCAGCTGAGCGACCCGGCCCAGATCGAGGCCGAGGCCCGTCGCCGGCTTCGGTACGTGAAGCCCGGCGAGGCGCCGTACATGGTGCAGCTGCCCGAGGACCAGGCCGCGGCGCAGGCGCCGCCGACCGGACCGCAGCCGGTTCCGCAGGGCTCTTGGTACGAGAAGCTGTGGGATCAGGTTTCGGGCGGTTGA
- a CDS encoding Ppx/GppA phosphatase family protein — protein sequence MPRVAAIDCGTNSIRLLVAELTPRHDGTVDLRDLHREMRIVRLGQGVDATGRLAPEALERTRAALADYTIAARRKGVEKVRMVATSATRDASNRDEFFAMTRETLGVEAEVISGDEEARLSFTGAVGEQDPDDGPFVVVDVGGGSTELVLGTWDGRRAEVLAAKSVDIGCVRITERALKGDPPTAAEIAQARELADGVLAEAFDVVDVAKARTWIGVAGTVTTLSAVAQGLAEYDSERTHLSKLSHADINRLAGELLAADHATRAANPVIHPGRVDVIGGGAVIVQALADGLAARGGPDQLIVSEHDILDGIALALT from the coding sequence ATGCCTCGTGTAGCCGCGATCGACTGTGGGACCAACTCCATCCGCCTGCTCGTCGCCGAGCTGACCCCGCGCCACGACGGCACGGTGGACCTGCGCGACCTGCACCGGGAAATGCGCATCGTCCGGCTCGGGCAGGGCGTGGACGCCACCGGGCGGCTCGCGCCCGAGGCGCTGGAGCGCACCCGCGCCGCCCTCGCGGACTACACGATCGCCGCGCGGCGCAAGGGCGTGGAGAAGGTGCGGATGGTCGCGACGTCGGCGACGCGCGACGCCAGCAACCGTGACGAGTTCTTCGCGATGACGCGCGAAACCCTCGGCGTCGAGGCCGAGGTGATCAGCGGCGACGAGGAAGCGCGGCTGTCCTTCACCGGCGCCGTCGGCGAGCAGGATCCGGACGACGGCCCGTTTGTGGTCGTCGACGTCGGCGGCGGCTCCACCGAGCTGGTGCTCGGCACCTGGGACGGGCGCCGGGCCGAGGTGCTCGCCGCGAAGTCCGTGGACATCGGCTGCGTGCGCATCACCGAGCGCGCGCTGAAGGGCGACCCGCCCACCGCGGCGGAGATCGCCCAGGCCCGCGAACTCGCCGACGGCGTGCTCGCCGAGGCCTTCGACGTGGTCGACGTGGCCAAGGCCCGCACCTGGATCGGGGTGGCCGGCACCGTGACCACGTTGTCAGCCGTCGCCCAGGGGCTGGCGGAGTACGACTCCGAGCGCACGCACCTTTCGAAGCTCTCCCACGCGGACATCAACCGGCTCGCCGGCGAACTGCTGGCGGCCGATCACGCCACCCGCGCGGCCAACCCGGTGATCCACCCGGGCCGGGTGGACGTGATCGGCGGGGGCGCGGTGATCGTGCAGGCGCTCGCCGACGGGCTCGCCGCCCGCGGTGGTCCGGACCAGCTGATCGTGAGCGAGCACGACATCCTGGACGGTATCGCCCTGGCTCTCACCTGA
- a CDS encoding peptide ABC transporter substrate-binding protein: MEWNMRRSRRLWGAAAVVTTLSLVLTACGGGSGSSGSSGEVDPNGTFTVYGTEPQNTLIPTNTNELGGSKAVDAMFAELVAFKGDNAQPYNQMAESITTPDSKVYDIKIKQGWKFHDGTEVKAKNFVDAWNYGAYAPNGQINTDFFSNIQGYSDVHPDDKAAKPTTDKMSGLVVKGDYEFQVTLNAPFSVFETKIGYTAFAPLPDAFFKDPKAFAEHPIGNGPMKFVSRTPNADIKLTRFDDYQGQDKVKFKDLDIKIYASQETAYQDLLSNKLDFIETLPPSALAGSKYKSDLKDNLVTGHLLGISTIAIPYYVPGYNNLDLRKAISMAIDRTQITKTVMNDTYVPADGYISQGIPGYRPGVCEFCKFDPAQAKQLFAQSGFKGKLTIASNADGGRKEPLVAACNSIKNVLGVECDFVPATDFGQWRSIVTGHKLTGMGRSDWSADYPSIEDFLNPIYKTGASSNDSTYSNPAVDKLLEQADATPDKDAAVKIYQQAEDLIAKDLPSIPVWDEKGVAAKSKHTKTVVLDFRRRADYSSVEVTK; the protein is encoded by the coding sequence ATGGAGTGGAACATGCGGCGTTCACGCAGGCTCTGGGGAGCCGCTGCGGTGGTGACAACCTTGTCATTGGTGCTCACTGCGTGCGGGGGTGGCTCTGGCAGCAGCGGCTCGAGCGGTGAGGTGGATCCGAACGGGACCTTCACCGTCTACGGCACCGAGCCGCAGAACACGCTGATCCCCACGAACACGAACGAGCTCGGCGGCTCCAAGGCCGTCGACGCCATGTTCGCCGAGCTGGTCGCCTTCAAGGGCGACAATGCCCAGCCCTACAACCAGATGGCCGAGTCGATCACCACCCCCGACTCCAAGGTCTACGACATCAAGATCAAGCAGGGCTGGAAGTTCCACGACGGCACCGAGGTCAAGGCGAAGAACTTCGTCGACGCCTGGAACTACGGCGCCTACGCCCCCAACGGCCAGATCAACACCGACTTCTTCTCCAACATCCAGGGCTACTCCGACGTCCACCCCGACGACAAGGCGGCCAAGCCGACCACGGACAAGATGTCCGGCCTGGTCGTCAAGGGCGACTACGAGTTCCAGGTGACGCTGAACGCCCCGTTCTCGGTCTTCGAGACCAAGATCGGCTACACGGCCTTCGCGCCGCTGCCCGACGCGTTCTTCAAGGACCCCAAGGCGTTCGCCGAGCACCCGATCGGCAACGGCCCGATGAAGTTCGTCAGCCGTACGCCGAACGCGGATATCAAGCTGACCCGCTTCGACGACTACCAGGGTCAGGACAAGGTCAAGTTCAAGGACCTGGACATCAAGATCTACGCCAGCCAGGAGACCGCGTACCAGGACCTGCTGAGCAACAAGCTCGACTTCATCGAGACGCTGCCGCCGTCCGCGCTGGCCGGCAGCAAGTACAAGAGCGACCTGAAGGACAACCTGGTCACCGGCCACCTGCTCGGCATCAGCACCATCGCGATCCCGTACTACGTGCCCGGGTACAACAACCTCGACCTGCGCAAGGCCATCTCGATGGCGATCGACCGGACGCAGATCACCAAGACCGTCATGAACGACACCTACGTGCCGGCCGACGGCTACATCTCGCAGGGCATCCCGGGTTACCGGCCCGGCGTCTGCGAGTTCTGCAAGTTCGACCCGGCGCAGGCCAAGCAGTTGTTCGCGCAGTCCGGGTTCAAGGGCAAGCTGACCATCGCCTCGAACGCCGACGGCGGCCGCAAGGAGCCGCTGGTGGCCGCGTGCAACAGCATCAAGAACGTGCTCGGCGTCGAGTGCGACTTCGTGCCGGCCACGGACTTCGGCCAGTGGCGCAGCATCGTGACCGGGCACAAGCTGACCGGCATGGGCCGCTCCGACTGGTCCGCGGACTACCCGTCGATCGAGGACTTCCTGAACCCGATCTACAAGACCGGTGCCTCGTCGAACGACTCGACCTACTCCAACCCGGCCGTGGACAAGCTGCTGGAGCAGGCCGACGCGACGCCGGACAAGGACGCCGCGGTGAAGATCTACCAGCAGGCCGAGGACCTGATCGCCAAGGACCTGCCGTCGATCCCGGTCTGGGACGAGAAGGGCGTGGCCGCCAAGTCGAAGCACACGAAGACCGTGGTGCTCGACTTCCGCCGCCGCGCCGACTACTCGTCCGTCGAGGTCACCAAGTGA